The genomic DNA GCCGCCCCGCCGCCCGGCTGGCCGCACCGCTACCTCTTCGCCGTGCACGCCCTCGATGTGGAGAAGCTCGATGTGAGCGCCGACACCCCGCCGGCCGTGGTGGGCTTCAACATCACCGCCCACACCCTGGCCCGCGGATACATCGCCCCGGTGTACGAAACCTGAGGCACATGGGGCGATCTGTGGCTTGGGGCCCACAGCGGCAATCCGCTGACACCGTGATCGGCGTTCCGCTATGATTCGAACGTTGTTTCGATTCGAAAGAAGCCGTCATGGAGTGGGGGCGCGCGATGCGAGAGCTGTCGACGGCGATCGACCACCTGGCCACCGAGGACCCGTCCGAGATTCCCCGCCTCCAGCTGGTCGAGCAGCTCATCGAGCTGCACTGGCAGATGGCCAGACTTCAGGCTCAGATCGCCCGGCGCACCTCCGTGCGGAGACCTGGCCTCTGACAGACAGAAGAGACCGGCCGGTGCGCACCGGCCGGTCTCTTCTGCCGCGAATACCCGGCGTCACGGCGAATATCCCATCTCACCGAGGCTCCGCGCCTCCGCGTCGCCGCGACCGTCCGCCGTCACGGCGATTCTCCGCCTTGCCGTGATTACTCGGCGGCGATCTTGGTGATGCTCATGGCGACATCGGCGGCCGGAGCAGCCTCAGCGGCCGGAGCAGCCTCGGCGATCGGAGCGGCGGCCTCGGCGATCGGGGCAACCTCAGCGGTCGGAGCGGCCTCAGCAGGGGTGGCAGCCTCAGCGGCCGGGGCGGCCTCGGCGGCCGGAGCAGCCTCGGCCGGAGCAACCTCAGCGGTCGGGGCGGCGGCCTCAGTCACCGGGGCGACCTCAGCGATCGGAGCGGCGGCCTCAGCAGCCGGAGCAACCTCGGCCGGAGCAGCAGCCTCAGCCGGAGCAACCTCAGCGGTCGGAGCGGCCTCGGCAGGGGTGGCAGCCTCGACAGCCGGAGCAACCTCAGCAGCAGGGACGGCCTCGGCGATCGGAGCATCGGCCTCAGCGACCGGGGCAACCTCAGCGATCGGGGCAACCTCGGCAGCCGGAGCATCGGCCTCAGCAACAGGGGCGGCCTCGGCGGCCGGAGCAGCCTCCGCCGGAGCAACCTCAGCGGTCGGAGCGGCGGCCTCAGCAGCCGGAGCGACCTCGGCGGCCGGAGCGGCGGCCTCAGTCACCGGAGCAACCTCGGCGGTCGGAGCGGCCTCGGCAGGGGTGGCAGCCTCGGCAGCCGGAGCAACCTCAGCAGCAGGGGCGGCCTCGGCGGTCGGAGCAGTGGCCTCGGTAGCCGGAGCGACCTCAACGGCCGGGGTCAGGATGTCCGTCAGAGGGGCGAGGGCGTCGGGCTGCGGGATGACCTGGTCCGCCGCGGTGTCGACGCTCTGCGTGATCGTGGTGGTCAGGCTGCTGACATCACCGGTGGAGTCCTGGGGGGCCTCAGGACCCTCGGGCAGCAGAGCGTCCTGGGCGGGGACGTCGGCCGCGGGGGCCACCGGGGCGTCAGCCGTAGGAGCACCCGGGGTGTCGGACGTCGGGGCGACGAGGACGGGGACGTCGTCGCGCAGGCTGCTCATCAGTTGACGGCCGAACATCGAGCCAGACTGCATGCCCTGGCCGCCCTGCAGGAGCGTCACGTCGTAGACGTCGAGCACCCCACCGGTGAGCTCTCCGATCGGACCGCTCCCGTTCTGGGAGTCGAAGATGTCGTACGTCTCCGCCTGCGCGGGAGCAGAGACCGCCGCCGCGAGACCGAACGCCGCTACGGCCACGGCCGACTTGATGACTCGCTTCATGATTGCCTCCAGCTTGTAGTCGGCCCACTTGATTTCTTGGAAGGTCAGAAAAAGCAGGCCTGGGACCTTTTTTACCGGCAGGCGCGGTTGAGATGGCTGCACGGAAAGCACCGGCCGGAAACTGCATCGGCATTTGTATCACCGTTCCGAGCAGTGCCCGAGCTGGCAACCGGTGATCGAATTAGCGGTGCGGGCCAAGTCTGGAGCCCCAACAAGACTGCGCCGGGCGGGTCATGAGACCGCCCGGCGCAGCAGATAAATCTGGAAATAGTCCTATGAGGAATGACGATCCAGCGAGCCTTATGCCGCAAAGCCGTGACGACTGTGAGCACATCCCGGCGATTCTTGAGACGGAAAACCGGAAAAGAAGCGGGAAAGAGAATCCCCGGTCCGTGACATCAGATTTTCCTGTTGCCAGATGCCCGCTTGACCCGACGGATCAGGCGGGCAGTCGCTGGGAGGCCATCGCCGTCTCGAAGGGGACGAACGGTTCGGAGATCGCCGGGGGATCGAAGGGGAAGCGGTCGGCGAACGCCGGCCGCAGATCGGTGAGCCACACCGCCTGAGGGTCGTAGCGCGCGAAGAAGGGGCGGCCGACCAGTTCGGAGTCGCGTGCCTGGATGAGGTGGAGCACGAAGACCTTCTGTCCGGCGATCTCCGCGACGCCGTCCACGCAGACCTTGCCGGGAGTGGCCGACATGGAGGGGCCCCGCACCGTGCGGCACAGCCCCGATACGCCCGCGTAGGCGTCCCTGAAGATCTCGTAGGCCCGGGCGAGGGGTACCGCGAAGTAGTCCTGGGGCCCGGTGTCCCTCTCGACGAACATGTAGTAGGGCACCATGCCCATGGTGAGCTGCCTGCGCCACATGCCCGACCAGATCGCGGGATCGTCGTTGATGGACCTGATCAGCGGCGCCTGGGTCCGGATCACCGCCCCGGTGGCGAGGATCCCGGCCACAGCGGCCTCGGCGATGGGGGACTCCATCTCCCTCGGGTGGGAGAAGTGCGCCATGAAGGCCAGGTTCTTACCCGCGTCCACCACGGAGGCGAACAGGCGCAACGTGTCGTTCGCGTCAGGGTCGGAGACGAACCGCTGCGGCCAGTAGGCCAGTGACTTGGTGCCGATGCGGATGGACTCGATCTGCTCCAACTCGAGCAGCGGCTCCAGATAGCGGCGGAGCACGGACTCGCTCATGATCATGGGGTCGCCGCCGGTGAACAGCACGCTGGTCACCTGGGGGTGGTTCTTCAGATAGCCGACGAGGTTGTCGACGTCGTCGGAGGCGAACTTCAGGTCGGGCTCTCCGATGAACTGCGCCCACCGGAAGCAGTAGGTGCAGTAGGCGTGACAGGTCTGCCCCTGCTTGGGGAAGAAGAGAACGGTCTCGGCATACTTGTGCTGCATGCCGGGCACCGGCTCCGCGCCGACCCGGGGGACGTTGAGATCGAGCTGACCGGCGGGGTGCGGGTTGAGCCGCATCCTGATCTCGTGTGCCGCCGCCTGAATCTGCGCGTTCGGAGCACCCGTGCTCAGAAGACCTGCGAGTCTGGTGACGTCCGCCTCGGGCAGCATGTCCGCCTGAGGGAAGACCAGACGATATATGGGGTCATCAGGTATGGCCGACCAGTCGATGAGCTGGTCCACCACGTACGCGTTGGTGCGGAAGGGCAGCACGGTCGCCACCGCTCTGATCCGGAGCCGCTCGTCGTCTCCGAGGCCGCCCCGTCGCAGCAGGTCGTCGAGATGCTTGGCACCGTAAGCCCGAAACCCGCGCGTAGAGCCTTCCTTCAAGATCACTAAGCCTTTCCTCCGTTTTTTATCGGTCTTCGTGTAAACCTCTCAAGCCGGTCGCGCGTCTGTTGCGCTTATATACCGGACGTAATCACACCCATGACCGGTTCCACTTCACAGGAAGTTCGCAGGTAAAGTTAATATCGCGATATATCTCGTTTAGTCGTACAATCCATGTCATGACCCCTGCCGACCTCCCGCTGCCGAGCCGCTACGCACCGGCCCTGCG from Streptosporangium sp. NBC_01756 includes the following:
- a CDS encoding KamA family radical SAM protein, which codes for MILKEGSTRGFRAYGAKHLDDLLRRGGLGDDERLRIRAVATVLPFRTNAYVVDQLIDWSAIPDDPIYRLVFPQADMLPEADVTRLAGLLSTGAPNAQIQAAAHEIRMRLNPHPAGQLDLNVPRVGAEPVPGMQHKYAETVLFFPKQGQTCHAYCTYCFRWAQFIGEPDLKFASDDVDNLVGYLKNHPQVTSVLFTGGDPMIMSESVLRRYLEPLLELEQIESIRIGTKSLAYWPQRFVSDPDANDTLRLFASVVDAGKNLAFMAHFSHPREMESPIAEAAVAGILATGAVIRTQAPLIRSINDDPAIWSGMWRRQLTMGMVPYYMFVERDTGPQDYFAVPLARAYEIFRDAYAGVSGLCRTVRGPSMSATPGKVCVDGVAEIAGQKVFVLHLIQARDSELVGRPFFARYDPQAVWLTDLRPAFADRFPFDPPAISEPFVPFETAMASQRLPA